The sequence GGCTTCCCACTTGAGGAAGCAAAACGAGGAGAAAAAGTGCTGTTAGTTGGCGGCGGCATCGGCGTTCCACCTCTTTATTATTTAGGAAGACGTCTAGTAGAAAATGGCGTCCGTGTCACTTCTGTGCTCGGATTCGCCTCACAAGCGGATGTTTTTTACGAGCAACCGTTTAAACAGTTGGGCGATGTCTTTATCGCAACAGCGGACGGCAGTTACGGCGCTCGTGGCTTTGTCACTGACGTCATTAGCCAACAAAGCATCGATTTTGATGTTCTCTACTCATGCGGGCCAACGCCAATGTTAAAGGCGTTAACAGACCGTTACCGGGAACGGCGTGCCTTTATTTCCCTTGAAGAGCGGATGGGCTGCGGCGTGGGCGCTTGCTTTGCTTGCGTTTGCCATGTAGAAAATGGCCAAGCTCATGAGTACCGCAAAATTTGTACAGACGGGCCCGTCTTTCCAGTAGGGGAGGTTGTTCTGTAATGGAACGTTTGCAAATAAGCTTGCCAGGCT is a genomic window of Shouchella clausii containing:
- a CDS encoding dihydroorotate dehydrogenase electron transfer subunit, which translates into the protein MRKKQGRLTIVKQTEIARDSYELVLEGELVKHMSQPGQFLHVRVDESEDLLLRRPISIANIDPEKEQVTMIYRAGGAGTKRLAVQGVGTEVDVLGPLGQGFPLEEAKRGEKVLLVGGGIGVPPLYYLGRRLVENGVRVTSVLGFASQADVFYEQPFKQLGDVFIATADGSYGARGFVTDVISQQSIDFDVLYSCGPTPMLKALTDRYRERRAFISLEERMGCGVGACFACVCHVENGQAHEYRKICTDGPVFPVGEVVL